The region CTTGCTTAATTTCAAGTCCTAACAAAACATCTGCCCCCATCTCCCCCCCTGCCAACATGGCACTCAATGACTCCATAATAGCTATACATGACTGCCTCATTCCCTGAGAGCCGCCACCGCTGGCGGCGGCGGCAGCAGTGGTGGTGTCGTCGGCGTAGAAACCCTCAAGTGTGTCAAGAACCAGACGACCTGGTTCTTTTGTACTTTTAAGTACATGACTAAGTTCTTCACGTAAAACAGATATATTTTTTCGGTTTTCCATAAAGAGACTCACAAGTCCTTTTGCATCCATCTGGTCGCATAACCGAGTCAACTCGTCATAAAACGTGACCgagtcaccaccaccaccatcgtcaTTTGTTTCTTCAGGGGAGTTTGGTATTATTACCTTGGTGTTGTCCATGTCATCGGTGACATCATCAGCGGTGTTGTCGACAGGTGGCGGAAGGTGATTGGCGCGGGCCTCAGCAATGGCGGCGACGGCGGCGTCTTTTAAGAGCTGAATGCGGTCGAACATGTCTTGTTCTTTTTCGGCAACTGCCGCCACTTTTGCCGCTAGGGATTGGCGGCTGTTGGATTCTTCTTGTTTGAAGGATTTCTCTTTGGATTCGAGTTCGGtgtatttttttaacatttttgaTTCGAGGTCACGAAAGTGGTCACTTATTTCGGTGAATGAGACAGTGTTTGAAGTGGTGTCTGAATGGGATTGTAGCTCATTTAATGCTTTCCCAAGTTGTTCTAGAAGAGAAGGGGTTAGTTTGAATGCCATTGTGAGATCCACTTCAGCCATGTTTTTGTGTAAAACTGCAAGACAAAATCCTACATCAATCTTATTTGATTGTTTTCCTGAAATTACAAAATCATCGTTAGCATCAAAAATCAACTATTCAAATACCAAAGCATACTCACTTTGCATCTGTTTAGTGGGGTGTTACAGAATTACAACAATCCATCTCCAAAAAAGATTCTAATTAGTGTAATAAAATGTACTTgccaaaattacataaaaaatGGTGCAAGACTGCTCATTACACTTAAACTTAAAATGTTTCACTGATTAATCAACTATTGTATACCCTTATCATACTGTGGTTCATACATATGTTGGTAGACATCTAAACAAATTTATACACTGAGCACGAAAAATGAGCTCAACATTGAATTTGAAGATGCATCTCTTATACACACAATACCAACAGATATCACCTTAACAAGTCCACATCTATCAAcataacataaaaccacaaccatGTGTTTTTATTCAGATATGTCACTAGACTCATTAAACAACGACACAAATACATCATCACCAATTTCTTCATAGGTAATTCTTCTGAAAAGCCATAAGCAATATCTTTTTTGAATACTTGATGAAATTTTATGACTATTCCCCCTACCAATTGCAAGTAAAAAGCCATAAGCAATATCTTTACTGAGCACTATAACAATACTCTTTGAAAATGTTTGGATTGCAAGAAAAATTCATAGCAAGTTAGCAACCAATGGCAAAGGCCAATAAGAAACATAAATTCAACTTAAAGGCCTTTTAATTTCTTGGAGGGAGCTGATTGTAAATTAAAAGGCCCTCTAGTAATGATTTATGTTGTATAATCTTGGCCCTATAGTAACAGAAAGCCAATATAGCCAGTAGTTTAGCCATCTTTAAAACTCAACAACGGAAAGAATCCCTAATTGCCTATGTTAATGACTACAATTTAGAGGGTCAACAACACAATTCAGCAAATCTAAATTTCATCAACAGAAAATCAGATGCCTACAATTTAAAGCCAATATAACCAGTATTTCGTATACGAAACCCGGATTTTCGAAGACAGGTTTTAAGCACGTATTTTCGAAATCAAATTTCAGAGATGGTTTCATGGAAAAGTCGATTTCAGAGATGAAGAAAAGAAGCTTACCGTCGGCGCTGGCGCTGGCGCTGACGAAGGGGCAGCGATGGGGGAGTGGCGGAGCTGGCCGGAAATAGGATTCGCTGAAGGAACGTCGACTGGAAAGAGTATGCGATTAGGCGGGTGTCGAAGGGTATTAGGGCAAAGGGGCAAGCATGTCAAAAAACCATCATCCAGCGACATGCTCATGTTGAAATATTGCTGAACCATTCAGATAATCCATAATGTTCGAAACCGTGCAAAAGTAGTGGCGGGTtcagaatatttttttgttgGGACACTATatcaagtatatgaatatgattaGGTGATATCAAATTagttacaataaaaaaaattgtctCTACTATTCTATTCCTATAAAAAAAGACAATTTCACATAAAATCCACAAAGAATGTACTTCCCTATTCAAAATTCAAACATTtataaaatttcataaatttaACAATATCACATAAAAAATACTACAAAATTTACATATGATAGTTCTTTTATCATTCATAATACTACTTCTAAAAAAACTTATATGAATAACATTCAAAATTATCTTTATAACCCTTAAATTATATAATGTAAAGAATAAAACAAAATGACAAAATGAAATGTAACAATCATAATAGTTTCAATTACataaaataatgaaaaaattGAAATGGGGTATTAAAAAACTTCCTGCCATATGTTCATAACTTCATACATATTTCTTAAATATCATGTTTTCGACTCCATAAACATACATACACATGAGTCATGACGCATTCATCATTTAGTTGTAGGagaatatattatgataatatgCATCAAAGTGGATTTAATTTAGTTAGTTGTCAATTTTTTTCCTTCAGCCAAAAATGCTCCTAAACTACATCTTGTGAAGATCCTAGCCCAATTTTAATGGGGGCATGGTATTGTATGTAtaaatttttgaattaaattaaccaataaattatattaaaaaaacatatcatTGGGGGCACATGCCCCCCACACCCACCCCGTCTCAAGCATTGAATCCGTCCTGtgtaaatatatatatgaaaactacataaaatgacaattatatAAATAGAAATAATAGTAAAGCTGACGGtaatcataataattattattataacaatattaataataccAATAGTAGTAATTACGagttataatagtaataatagttttTTAAATCACAAAGATTTTTTCCAATATTAGATACAAAACTTAATGCTTGTGTTTACCATCGGAGAGCATATCTTTTAATTTTTATTGATCACTCAATATATATTTAACATCttctttttaattatatttttttatctctttaattaaaatatagttttaaatacttttatatttttactaattatatatatatatatatatatatatatatatatatatatatatatatatatatatataatgaaatttcATTCCAAAATAACATCTTTTTTAAACGAATAAGGCATACACCGAGTAACCCTACTCCTAAATCTTATATTTATTGTCCCCTACAAACCATCAACCACATCAAGTAATGAATAAAAAAAACACTTATCCCCATGGAATGAAAATAAACCCTAGTCTATAACTAGTTCGGCAAATTGTGTGTTTGCAGTGACAAAGATTGGCTTTCTGCCTCTAAAATGCATATTGATTTTCCTCACAACCCTGAAAAGGTTTTCCAGCAAAGATGTTTGTAAAAGGATTCAACATCCAATCCATTCTCTTTTTCTTATTGCTATTCCAGGGTTTGTAACATCTTTTAGTTTAGAGAAATTACAAATTTTGTCCATGTGGTATGTCAAAAACTATGGATTGGGTCCCCTTGCGAGAAACTTTTAACATTTTTCATCCCAAACATGCATTTGTATCTTTTTTGTCCCTCAACAACAAGTCATCTTTTTTAAGTTAACCCTTGGtaaaatgaagattttctaattgTAGATAATGGAGTCCAGTTGATAACTTGGCATTGCAAAATGGTGGACATTTGGTTGCAAATGACTTTGAAAGTAGTTTGTGAAACATATATGATATGTGGTTAGTTTGTGAAAcatatatgatatgtggttttTACTTGAGGTATATAAGGAAACGAACATGATGCAACCAATAACACAGTATGAATCTGAAACTGTGACTGGTATTTGTTATTGAGGTATGCTAGTAAAATGACATAGAAGTTAATATAtctggaaaaaaattaatttatttataaatttatgatTATAATTACATTTTTCTCTAGTGATTGGATatataaaatgaaaaattaagctaaaaaaacaattatatatacAAATGCTTACGACTTGTCAAACTCATATGTTATTATATCCGGAAAAAAAAATGTTACCAGGTTAATTACATAGTCTTGTAATCAATTGGAGATCCTCGAAATTTCTATTGCTTAAAAAGCTATACATTGTGCTTCAACATCAGTATCACTAATATAACCTTCAAATGAACTAAAACAACAGTTGGAAATGAAGTTTTTTTACTCAGAATATCTACCAAAGGGTATTGTTGTCTTTTTAACAACAATGTAGTGGAATCTATTACCAGAAGATTTCAAATTTTATTGTAAACACAAGTAACAAGTTTATGCGGTTTTGGGCTTGATGCGTTTCACCTGTGAGTATAGAAATACTCCGGCAAGGGCAATTCCAGTCCCTGAATGAAAATTGTGAGAGTGCTGGATTTTGGTTTATTAAGAAAAGATACAAGAGAAGGGCATTATAGTAAATTTTACCTATGGAGTTGATAAATGAGACCGGTGTGCGGAAGAAGAAGATAGAGGATACGATGACCACTACTCGCTTCACACAGTTGCCTACAGAATGTGTAACTGGAGATACTCTTTGCAGTATCATGTAAGCAACCTATATGGCAAATTTTATCAAACGGGTGAAATCAAAATCACAAAAAGTGAGCTATAAAAGAATTAGGTCAAACAGGTCAAAATTAAAGCCCACTCAAAGTATAGGTGTATTTGTATTGATTTAGAATTTAGATTACCTGCTGATAAGCATGGAAGCAGATTGAAGCAAGGAGAGACCTAATGTACACATGTTTGAGGTTTAGCCCCTGAAAATATAAAAGAGGGAATAAATGGCTTGATGTTATTAATATAAACCACAGGGTAACAAATTAGTgcttgattttattaatatactcACAGCGGATTGTAGGTAAGAAGGGGTAAATTTGACTCCTTCAACGAGCAAGGCAACAGGGGTAAACAAGAAGAAAGACATAATTGTTATGATTGAGAAGAGGGTAATGTTGTCCAATGGTTCCTGTAAAATTTGCAGGTTCTTAGGTATACTTGCAGTTCATGATACCACATCAATAAACAGAAAGAATTATTAGCCAAGAATAGATTACCTCTTTCTGAACCATAACTTTTTTACTCAAAACATTGCGTGATTGATTTGCCAAATTGGATGCCATTGCACTCCAAAATCCAGGCCTATTTCCCAATTGCAAAACATTACAACATAATAAGAATTAATGATAGTGATGTCACGTTTGTTGTTGGGTCAACAGCAACGCACTTCCATTGAtgtgtttattatagcatcctacttttatgTCTTCATCTTACagcaatgtcatccaaatacaaagaaagttgcaatctcataaatggataaagtttttaAAGTATAATGTCCTACTAACGAAAACTTTAAAAGTACGATGCTATGCTTGGTAGATTTGCAAAATACAATGCTTTAATAGTTTAATAAGAAAAGAATTGGAAATATAATACTGTATCAGAAACAAATTAAAGCAGGATGCCACAATACGTAATTAAATGAAAGTACAGTGCTATTTTTGcattaacaaaaacaaaatgtTACTGTGCCCTCACCAATTGAAGGACACCTCGGTGAGAGATGCAAGTATCACTCCCCCAACAATAGGTACAAGGGAGCTCATTACCCATGCTGTTGGTATCTGTTCAGTGGGGGAAATAGGATTCAATACATATATGGgacaaaatatattaatatacaaCTTTTAAATGAAAATAAACCGCATCAACCGTGTCAATTGATTAAAAACTAGTAAAAAATGTATGGATATAGATAGAAAGCAAACCTCTCCTAGAAACATAGTAGATAGTATAACCGTGAAAAAAGGTTCCATTGCTTTGATTGTGTGAGTAAATGAAACAGAAACTTTTCCAAGACTCATGTTGGTTGAAAAATTGCCTAATGTGTGCATTACAGCCAATGGGAGGATTGCTACAAGCTGGGTACATGTAATTAAATTagcataaaaaaatataaaatatatttgatCAATTTCTTCATATGAATGGCATACCTGTGTACGACTGATATTCGGCCATTTATGAAGATTTAATGCCCATGTCAAAAATATAATGGTAGTCCCAACAGCAAGCTGAACTGCAGTCAAAGTTACTGGATTTGGGAAAACCTCAAGAACCTGTAAACATTGATCAGGGATGAAATTAGCATGTATACTGTATAATCTTATCTTTATGTTCAATGAAAAAAGTCAGCCAATGGGATTCAAGTACCATTCaaactaaaatatttttcaaaggttagttaataTTCTCACTTTGGAATCTCATCGGTTAAACAACTCTTATGTATGTTCATACCACTTCACtgttttattataattttgtgGGTCCATCATCATATCTACTCCGCTTAGATCAAGTTATTTTGCTAGCACCATATCAATCATTCATGATCCAACAAAAAAATATGTTAGATTTAGATGATTTTTTTAAGTCACGATAGGAGTACATTAACTGATTCTACAGAGTTACTCCAAAATTTCTGAAAACAAATGATTCGGAACAAGTAGATCCTCGATGATTTAAATTAACAAAATCATTTCACGATTGGTTTATGATTAAATTGATTTTCACATGCATATATAACTATGTATACTCGTCCTCCATACATCAATTAAATACCAAATTCAGATGAAACGTATAATGCTTCCTAGAAGAAGAAAACAAGCAAACCTGTTTATTATAGATGTTGAAATAGATATTGAAAAGGTACCAGACTCCGAACAACAATCCAAGCACTAGCGTTTCCGCCATTTTCGATTTCGCCACAGCCGCCGCATCACTTTCATCGGCGTCATCAGGAACGGACGTCGCTTTGACTTCAAAAACATCAGATGATTCACGCTTTATAACCGGTGAACGACTCAAAATCCAACCCCCTGGCTTCCATGATGAATGCGAGCAACATAATGAAGGCGATAAACGACCAGTTGAGTAAAAAGCGATCGACGATTCCGAATGAAATGGAAGAGAAATATGATCGTATCTGTAAAACGAACTGTGATTACGTCTACCGGAAAGCGAAACTGAACCGGAGCAGGTGACGGCACCGTGAAGCATTGAGCGTGATGGATGCGGTGCCGAAGAACGGAAGAAGACCGTGTAAAGGAGGGAAAACGATTTTGCTTTCTGTTGTCCCTTTTCCTATTTATTTTAAGTAAAACTAAAACATGTTTATTAATAATCACGCTTTTAAAATTAAACTGCGCATTCACAATAACTCATCTACTATATCGTATTTTTatcaatttaattatttataaatttctTATTAATAGTTatcttttttaaaataattattttatacaGTTAACTAATTTATATATATCCTCATTAATAAACgaaagttttttttgccacatgtcctcttctccttcatttggatacatgtcattttttagaattttctatttttcacttgtcattttattgtaattttcattttattaaattaaaattcttcatttaatatgtaaggtaacatatatatatatatatatatatatatatatatatatatatatatatatatatatatatatatatatatataaagtaattattagaaagagtttatatatgtaatgtattcaatacactAAAGTCtcgttaattttaataatttaaaatttttcttatttttcttataaattcaaactttttaaattgttaaaatttcatatttaatttttttttaaataaacccatataatatatggatgttacacctagtatatatatatatatatatatatatatatatatatataatataaaactcttttatttattttatctttttttaaaCAAACGTTGAAAATATTTTTAtctgaaaaatattttttaaaacccttttattttatttatcttttttaaataaacattgaaaatgtttttatttgaAACAAAAAATATGTCGGGGTtttaatttaaagaaaaaatatacaaaagttatttgttatgcaatttaaaaagtgtaaaatattaATATACGAACACTATAAATTTGATATTtagaaaaatattatttaatatttaataaaataatttaattaaaaaatatttaataattatatattattaaatgaGGATtaattttgtagttttttttttgtttctaaaaattaaaataatattaaaaatataatcaaaactaagaattttataagatatatgattatacaaaaaaaattaattgttttTAAACGTTTTATTTATAGATAAGTTACTAAATTTTTGTAACTAGTTGAACATGCAGCCAAATTGGTATAAATTCCATTATGTTTCATATTTTCAATAAAACGAGTAATTATATTACACAAATTAGTTATTAACCCCAATAATATAatacaaaaattatatataaaatactaaATAATCAAACAAAAAGTGATTAGACAAACAAAATTGACCCAAGCTGTGTTATCCGgtgttaaaaatattatttatttatttattttgactcATTATCTGACTCTTCCCAACCCATACGGTTTgctattaataattttaaattttaattctcGGAAGATGGGTATTTTATTAGTAAATGGCTTTAATGGAATGTACAAACAAAAGTTATATTAAACTTTTGTCTTTAAACTTTTGGCATTTACTGTAGTTTACAACCCATGTTTATGGATATAGACCATTTATGAGTCCAGACACGTAATATTGAGTTTCTTAATGGCGTTGTGTTTGGTATGGATCCACGTATTGGATGTATTTTATAATGTTGTTTTAATGCATTCGCTTTCATATTTTTGTACATAAAAAGTTATATTATAATATGTATGATGTAATATTATATCTAGCGGCGGACGCATATATTTTTAATAGCAGTGGCACAAAAAAAAATCATCCAAATAtaataacataatttttttttaaagtaatagTACATTAAACAAATTATTACATCTTAATATTTAAATTTGACATTTGTCGGTACATATGTTctggattttttttcttttcctgtTGATGTTTCCGTCACAGCTTCACATGGAGGCAAAGATGAAGGGCCTGTTTGTTTTTGTCTTACTGGGACCGAGTCAGCGATTTGGGCTGACTCGGTCAGACAAAACCCGTTTGGTGAATAGCTTTCTCAATAAGAAGCATCTGGCTCATAAGGTTCTCAGTCAGACCAAAAAACATAGCTGACTCAAAAAATTACCTTCGTGCCCTTTCCATTCTTGCTTCCTATCGTGACCTAATTGAGAGACAACAAGCAAATTGGCCGCCATCGAATCTCTCCATCGTCGCTCTCCATCGTCGCTGTCCCTCCCCTAGTCCGACTACCAACCACAGACCTTCCCTCCGTTCAAGCTTCAACGAGAAACACATCGAAACAGGTTCGATTCTCAGCTTTTTCTGTGAAAATAGGTACTTCGATCATATGATTTGTGAAATCAGAAATCCAAAATTGGTTATGAAATCTTAAATTGGTTATGAAATCAGCAAATCATCTTTGTTTAAATGCtatgaaattatttgtttaatgCTATGAAATCAAAAATTATTCTTGTTCTAACGCTATGAGATCAAAATTTCCTGTAATGTtatgaaatctgattttttttttctttttttgtttactGCTATGAAATCAAAAATTATTCTTGTTCTAATGCTGTGAATTTGGTTTTTTTGTTGTTTATTAGCTGTGAAATTGAAAACTATAAGCTGTGAAATTGAAAATTATTCTTGTTCTAATCCTGTAATGTtatgaaatctgatttttttgTTGTTTATAAGCTGTGAaattgaaagttataagctgtgaAATTAAAAGTTATGATGGCAATGTTGGTTTGGAACAATATCTGAAATTTTTTCTTATGTATAAGCTGTGAAATATGAAAGTTATTGGCAAtgttgtgaattttttttttttttttataagctATGAAATCTGAAAGCTATTGGCAAtgctgtgattttttttttgtttataaactGTGAAATCTGAAAGTTATTGGCAATGCTGTGATTTTTTTTATAAGCTGTGACATTTGAAAGTTATTGGCAATGCTGTGATTTTTTTTATAAGCTGTGAAATCTGAAAGCTATTGGCAAtgctgtgattttttttttttataagctGTGAAATCTAAAAGCTATTGACAATGCTGTGAATTTTTTTTGTCTATAAGCTATGACATCTGGAATCTTTTTTTATGTATAGCCAatgttgtgatttttttttgtttataagctATGAAAgctgttttttttgtttataagctATGTTGACCTTAATTGTTCTATTATTATTTAGGATGATGTTGATTCACTGGTAGAAGTTATGATAAAAGTTATGATAAATTactttaaattttaatgttttaGGATGTTGGTTTGGACCGAAAGTGAGGACAAAACTTTTCTTGATGCATGTATCCATGAACTAACCACTAATGGTCGTGAGGGTTCTGGGCTTAAGGCTAGTTCATGGAAGACAGTACGCGAAAAATTGATAAACGAACACGGTAaag is a window of Lactuca sativa cultivar Salinas chromosome 1, Lsat_Salinas_v11, whole genome shotgun sequence DNA encoding:
- the LOC111913553 gene encoding triose phosphate/phosphate translocator, non-green plastid, chloroplastic, with the protein product MLHGAVTCSGSVSLSGRRNHSSFYRYDHISLPFHSESSIAFYSTGRLSPSLCCSHSSWKPGGWILSRSPVIKRESSDVFEVKATSVPDDADESDAAAVAKSKMAETLVLGLLFGVWYLFNIYFNIYNKQVLEVFPNPVTLTAVQLAVGTTIIFLTWALNLHKWPNISRTQLVAILPLAVMHTLGNFSTNMSLGKVSVSFTHTIKAMEPFFTVILSTMFLGEIPTAWVMSSLVPIVGGVILASLTEVSFNWPGFWSAMASNLANQSRNVLSKKVMVQKEEPLDNITLFSIITIMSFFLFTPVALLVEGVKFTPSYLQSAGLNLKHVYIRSLLASICFHAYQQVAYMILQRVSPVTHSVGNCVKRVVVIVSSIFFFRTPVSFINSIGTGIALAGVFLYSQVKRIKPKTA